GTCTTTGACACGGATTCTGCTGGTGGGTTCTCGCCTTTTCGGTCCCTGGACCTATCACCTAATAACCTTGATGAAACTTGGTTTGCCCCAAGCACACCGTTGTCGTACCCTGATGTATGGGCGTCTCTGGCCACGATGACACTCAATTCCATGATGACACATCTCAACATCGACTGGTTCGAGTATCGTCTTCTTACATTCTTCCATATGCATGTTCTCGAGAGCCGATTTGAATGCAACCATTTTGATATAAGCATGAGACTGCAACTGCTGCACGCGTTCATCAGGTCGCCTACATTCCGCCAGGTTGTATACCTTTATGCTAGTTTCCAGTTATACTCGTTGTGTGACGAGCAAAAGTTGGAAACTATGGGATTTAACGATATGTGTCTTCGGTTGGCTGCAAACTCGGAGAACTTGGGGAACTTGGGGACTTCCAGTCGTACATTGGTACCACATTCCAACAGGGTATTCAAAGAGCTTCTAGAACTTTTGAACGGCATGGGGGGatacttggagaaagaCCATGGGGATAATGGTGTTGTCACCAAGGGAATCGTCAAATCTGGTCAGCTGGTGCTTTACCgcaagatcttggaataCTTTCAAAGCACTCTACAGTCGTCCTACGACCAGATCATGAAACTTGTTTCCAATCCGGTATTGGAAGTGGATGAGGCGTTGCTGCTTATTCTTGGAaacatctttttcttctgcTTCCTTTTTTCACAGCCATTCGGGTTCCTTCCACTCTACCTGCCCAATGATGAGCCTGACATCGTTGGATTTGTGGGGAACTTGAGGTGGGCATTCATCCCGTCATTCTACGCACTTGAGCATGGGGAGTTTaacaaggtgttggtgttCTGCGAATTACGTCCACCCAAAGATGCAGACGAGTTTTACGGATATTATGTTTTCAGTGATTACCCTATCGTGGCAGAGTTGAACCGCCAATTGAAGCAGTGCTTCAAGGATGGAACCGTCTCGGAACCCGAGTTTTTCAGCTACCGAGCAACGTTGCAAAAGTTGGACAGGTCCTTCTTGGCTATGGTGGACAACAATCTCGCCTCGTGTATATTCAGGTGGTTGTTCATGTTCAGGGAATCTGTCTTCGGGTTTATCAGGGAAGGGAAATTCTTTGCCCATAAGCTCTTGTTCTACTACTCGTGCTTGTCGTATTGGACTGGAATTATGGGTGTACGGGGCACAGGTGTAGGTGCGGGTCTCAAATGTCCCGTGATCGAAGATTATTTACAGTACTATCGCCAGTATATTTTTACAAGATTCGGGAAGTGGGATGATCCACGGGACGAGGCTTCgtacaacttggtgattAAGTATCGGTATGTCTTGTCGCTTGTCGATGTGAAGAATGTAGTAGAGTTTAGGCCCGAGGTGGCGCTCCGTGCCATTGAGCAATTAGAAAatagtggtggtgatgttcaGGCCTTTACCAAGCCGGAGCAAACGGTGTACTGATGGGGTTGGGTGTTTGATGTTGTACTTGTTAATAGTGTGTACTGAATTGCGAATTCTAGTAGTATATTTGCAAATGCTGCGAATTTGAAATACTCGAAAAACTACTGGCTCGTGAGATATCGATGTACAAACGTCTTTTTACGGCCGGCTCGAGGTTTCGCCTCCTAACACTTAGCACATTGGCTACTACGGCCACAATATATGCTCACACCAACAAATCCCTGATTTTAGCTGACTCAATTCAACCTCCAACCCAATCTGATCGCGATAAGCCAGAGTTAACCTCATACCACCAATTTCGTCAGATCTCTTCAAATGAGCTCGCTGAACACTCTACCCGCGAGTCTCAGGTATGGGTGGCTATCAATTCCAAGGTGTATGACTTGACAGATTTCATGGCCATGCACCCCGGTGGTCCTAGCATTATCATGAAATATGCTGGAAAAGATGCTTCAAAATTGTTTAATAGACTTCATCCACTGAATGTGATCGAGACATTCCTCGATGAAGCCCATGTGGTTGGTGAGATTGATATGCCACCGGATTCTGCCATCAGTGAAGAGGAAATTATTGCTGAAAAACTTAGAAtagagaacttgaaaagaCTTCCCAAAGTCAACCAAATCTACAACATCAACGATTTCGAGGCAGTGGCTCGTGCGGTGTTGCCCCCACACGCCTGGGCATACTACAACGGTGGATCTGACGACGAGGTCACCATGAGAGAGAACCACTATGCGTTCCACaaatttttctttcttcccAAGATTCTTGTGGACGTGAGAAACGTGGAtatctccaccaccatgTTGGGCACCAAGACCAGCGCCCCGTTCTATTGCTCTGCCGCTGCGTTGGCCCAACTAGGACACCCTGACGGTGAATTGAGTATCTCCCGAGGATGTGGAACTGAGGATGTCATACAAATGATCTCATCAACCGCTTCATACTCGTTTGACGAAATTCTTGACGAGACCAAACCTGGTCAGAGTCACTGGTTCCAGTTATATGTCAAGCCAGATAGAAAACATTCGATTGAAATGCTCAAAAAGTGTGCAGAACGCAATGTTAAAGGTATATTTGTAACTGTTGATACACCAATGTTAGGAAAACGGGAAAAGGATTTCAAATTTAGGTACGGAGAAGATGGTCCTaacgacgatgatgacCCCATCACTAGCTACGATGACCCGGGGCTCACTTGGGCCGATATTGATGCTTTTAAGAAGGTTTCCGATATACCTATTGCCATTAAAGGTGTCCAGCGCTCAGAAGACGTTCTTCTTGCGGTAGAACATGGGGTGGATGCCGTGGTGTTGTCAAACCATGGAGGCCGACAGTTGGACTTTTCTAGAGCACCTGTTGACGTGTTGGCCGAAGTTATGCCCATTTTGAGGGCTAAGAATTTGGATAAGAAGATTGAAATCTACATCGATGGAGGTATTCGCAGAGGAACCGACGTTATCAAGGCCCTATGTTTAGGTGCCAAAGGTGTTGGTTTGGGCCGAGCCTTCTTGTACGCTAATTCATGCTATGGGGAAGAAGGAGTGAAAAAAGCGGtccagttgttgaaacacGAGATAGCTTTGAACATGAAGTTCATGGGAGTGACAAAAATCGAAGACTTAAATTCAAGCATGATAGAAAAACGGGATTCCTATGGGTTCCACAGAGATAGCATCTATGATGCCAATTATGAGACCATGAGGCCAATAGGTTTGAAGGATATCCCCACTAATTAATGGTTTCTTATAGATTTGATAGAGAGCTTAAAAGTAGTTGAGTTTACTTGGTAAAATAACGTTATTTATTTGAAAACACACTTATTCACTTTTGTAAAACACTTAAATACTTCCCTGGAAATGCTTCAACTCATCAGTAGCAAAATCGTAAACCTCCCGACCTTCAAAGT
Above is a window of Yamadazyma tenuis chromosome 1, complete sequence DNA encoding:
- the CYB2_1 gene encoding Cytochrome b2, mitochondrial precursor (COG:C; EggNog:ENOG503NTYS), with the translated sequence MKYAGKDASKLFNRLHPSNVIETFLDEAHVVGEIDMPPDSAISEEEIIAEKLRIENLKRLPKVNQIYNINDFEAVARAVLPPHAWAYYNGGSDDEVTMRENHYAFHKFFFLPKILVDVRNVDISTTMLGTKTSAPFYCSAAALAQLGHPDGELSISRGCGTEDVIQMISSTASYSFDEILDETKPGQSHWFQLYVKPDRKHSIEMLKKCAERNVKGIFVTVDTPMLGKREKDFKFRYGEDGPNDDDDPITSYDDPGLTWADIDAFKKVSDIPIAIKGVQRSEDVLLAVEHGVDAVVLSNHGGRQLDFSRAPVDVLAEVMPILRAKNLDKKIEIYIDGGIRRGTDVIKALCLGAKGVGLGRAFLYANSCYGEEGVKKAVQLLKHEIALNMKFMGVTKIEDLNSSMIEKRDSYGFHRDSIYDANYETMRPIGLKDIPTN